The Daucus carota subsp. sativus chromosome 2, DH1 v3.0, whole genome shotgun sequence genome includes a window with the following:
- the LOC108209806 gene encoding 28 kDa ribonucleoprotein, chloroplastic has product MAATQSYCFSPPCYPLILNKQPPSIFTISSNRYLAPRAVHYYKPNGIYSPNLHHHNKSSSKATESPLALALVMDAQRFQHDTESETESDTEFEAEVEHKQQSRQPVPCQLYVCNLPSAFDISNLHQLFNPFGTVQSVEVTRDPQTGLSRGCGYVTMSSIHEAKYAISTLDGSDVGGRELRVMFAVDVETGRRNVDALNSTPKTDMVFESPYKLYAGNLTWSVKPEELRNLFCQFGTVVSARVMRDRKSGKSRVYGFVSFSSPDELEAAMALNKTDFRGRNIVLREVKHKSGLEA; this is encoded by the exons ATGGCTGCAACACAATCTTATTGCTTTTCTCCTCCTTGTTATCCactaattctcaataaacaaccCCCTTCAATTTTCACAATCAGCAGCAACCGTTATCTCGCGCCTCGTGCTGTTCACTATTATAAACCCAATGGAATTTATAGCCCCAATCTCCACCACCACAACAAGAGTAGCAGTAAGGCTACCGAGTCCCCGCTTGCACTAGCCCTCGTTATGGACGCTCAACGTTTTCAACACGACACCGAGTCTGAGACTGAGTCGGATACCGAGTTTGAGGCTGAGGTGGAGCATAAGCAGCAAAGCAGACAACCAGTACCTTGCCAATTATATGTTTGTAATCTTCCATCTGCTTTCGATATTTCGAACCTTCATCAACTCTTTAATCCTTTCGGCACGGTTCAATCTGTTGAG GTCACAAGGGATCCCCAAACTGGCCTAAGCCGTGGCTGTGGTTATGTTACTATGAGCTCAATTCATGAAGCGAAATATGCAATTTCCACTCTAGACGGCTCT GATGTCGGTGGACGTGAACTTCGCGTTATGTTTGCAGTTGATGTAGAGACGGGAAGGAGGAATGTTGATGCATTGAACTCGACGCCTAAAACAGACATGGTTTTTGAAAGCCCTTATAAATTATATGCTGGGAATCTCACATGGTCTGTTAAGCCGGAGGAATTGAGAAATCTTTTTTGCCAGTTTGGTACCGTGGTTAGTGCAAGAGTGATGCGAGATCGTAAATCTGGAAAAAGCCGTGTTTATGGTTTTGTATCATTTTCCTCACCTGATGAACTTGAGGCTGCTATGGCTTTGAATAAAACA GACTTCCGTGGGAGGAATATAGTACTTAGGGAAGTAAAACATAAATCAGGCTTGGAAGCTTGA